One stretch of Jiangella gansuensis DSM 44835 DNA includes these proteins:
- a CDS encoding SDR family NAD(P)-dependent oxidoreductase — MAVVTGGTAGIGRAVCQRLEADGYRVLPIGRTSARYGADVSDPAAVDAVAARVLAETGRVDALVTCAGIVGRGELATATADDLVRQVEVNLLGTMYSCRAFAPALAGSGGSIVTVSSSIASSPQAGVSAYAAAKGGVETFTRALALELAPSGVRVNAVRPSLVESRIWIESGMDPADYHALLERRAAEYPLGRVGRPEDVAAAVAFLVSAEAAWITGVILPVDGGSGLVGR, encoded by the coding sequence GTGGCCGTCGTCACCGGCGGGACCGCCGGCATCGGCCGCGCGGTGTGCCAGCGGCTGGAGGCGGACGGCTATCGCGTACTGCCGATCGGACGCACCAGCGCCCGGTACGGCGCGGACGTCAGCGATCCGGCCGCCGTCGACGCTGTCGCCGCCCGCGTGCTCGCCGAAACCGGCCGGGTGGACGCGCTGGTCACGTGTGCCGGGATCGTCGGCCGGGGCGAGCTCGCCACGGCGACGGCCGACGACCTGGTCCGCCAGGTCGAGGTCAACCTCCTCGGCACGATGTACTCCTGCCGGGCGTTCGCTCCGGCCCTCGCTGGCAGCGGCGGCTCCATCGTCACCGTCAGCTCGTCCATCGCCTCCAGCCCGCAGGCAGGCGTGAGCGCCTACGCCGCAGCCAAGGGCGGCGTGGAGACGTTCACCCGCGCGCTGGCCCTGGAGCTCGCCCCGAGCGGTGTCCGGGTCAACGCGGTCCGGCCCTCGCTGGTCGAGAGCCGGATCTGGATCGAGAGCGGCATGGACCCTGCGGACTACCACGCGCTGCTGGAGCGACGCGCCGCCGAGTACCCGTTGGGGCGGGTGGGCCGGCCGGAGGACGTCGCCGCCGCGGTGGCCTTCCTGGTGTCGGCCGAGGCAGCCTGGATCACCGGCGTCATCCTCCCGGTCGACGGTGGCAGCGGTCTCGTCGGGCGATAG
- a CDS encoding PLP-dependent cysteine synthase family protein produces the protein MFASDLPERRWLNEALARLEADHNRTGETHLLRFPLPPQWGVDLYLKDESVYPTGSLKHRLARSLMLYGLINGWIREGTTVVEASSGSTAVSEAYFARLLDLPFVAVVPRRTSTAKLALIESYGGRCHFVEDAAAVYAEAARLADDLGGHYLDQFSHAAAANDIGEAPGLAQSIMDQMRLERHPVPRWIVVGVGTGGTSATLGRYVRRHRLSAGILAVDPEGSAYHEAWRTGDPTVTTAGSRIEGIGRPRVEPSFVPGVVDRMLPVPDAASVAAMLHLRHATGSVAGPSTGTNLWGSFQVVAELVRAGLKGSVVTLICDRGDRYADTFHDDAWRAEQGIDPGPHLTAIEDFLSGAPVLEHV, from the coding sequence ATGTTTGCGTCCGACCTCCCCGAACGTCGTTGGTTGAACGAGGCCTTGGCCCGGCTGGAGGCAGACCACAACCGCACCGGCGAGACTCACCTGCTGCGGTTCCCGTTGCCGCCGCAGTGGGGCGTGGACCTGTACCTCAAGGACGAGTCGGTGTATCCGACCGGCTCGCTGAAGCACCGGCTGGCCCGCTCGCTGATGCTCTATGGGCTGATCAACGGCTGGATCCGGGAGGGCACGACGGTCGTCGAGGCGTCCAGCGGTTCCACGGCTGTCTCCGAGGCCTACTTCGCGCGGCTGCTCGACCTGCCGTTCGTCGCCGTTGTCCCGCGCCGCACCAGTACGGCGAAGCTGGCCCTCATCGAGAGCTACGGCGGACGCTGTCACTTTGTCGAGGATGCCGCAGCGGTGTACGCCGAGGCGGCGCGGCTGGCGGACGATCTCGGCGGCCACTACCTCGACCAGTTCAGCCACGCCGCGGCGGCCAACGACATCGGCGAAGCTCCGGGGCTGGCGCAGTCGATCATGGACCAGATGCGGCTGGAGCGCCATCCGGTGCCGCGGTGGATCGTCGTCGGCGTGGGCACCGGCGGGACCAGTGCCACGCTCGGGCGCTACGTCCGACGACATCGGCTGTCCGCTGGCATCCTTGCCGTCGATCCGGAGGGGTCGGCGTACCACGAGGCCTGGCGCACGGGTGACCCGACGGTCACCACAGCCGGCTCGCGGATCGAGGGCATCGGTCGCCCCCGGGTGGAGCCGTCTTTCGTGCCCGGCGTCGTCGACCGGATGCTGCCGGTGCCCGACGCCGCCTCCGTCGCGGCAATGCTTCATCTGCGTCACGCGACCGGCAGCGTTGCCGGCCCGTCGACCGGTACCAACCTCTGGGGCTCGTTCCAGGTCGTCGCCGAGCTCGTGCGCGCGGGGTTGAAGGGCAGCGTGGTGACGCTGATCTGCGACCGCGGCGACCGGTACGCGGACACGTTCCACGACGACGCCTGGCGAGCGGAGCAGGGCATCGACCCGGGGCCGCACCTGACCGCGATCGAGGACTTCCTGTCCGGCGCACCGGTGCTCGAGCACGTGTGA
- a CDS encoding LysR family transcriptional regulator — translation MIEIRHLQLLQKVATTGSLSAAARELGFSQPAASQQMRALERAVRTPILLRNPGKTRLTEAGEVLLQHAEVILARLALATKEVSAITDLETGTVRLASFPSSSATILPRALSMVGRDHPGVHFTLVEAEPPESLDLLREGSCDIVIGYTYRRPPESEPSELLQVPLCDDPLHLALPQGHRLAGDERPIAFGRLRGERWIAGCPRCRRQLVDACQDAGFEPEIGFSTDDYVAVHSLVSEGFGVALLSGLMLSSTRLGTLELRSVAPTPVRAISAYTTPALATVPAVRKTLQALAAVSRQLRAEDALDPVPVHT, via the coding sequence ATGATCGAGATCCGTCACCTCCAGCTCCTGCAGAAGGTCGCCACGACGGGTTCGCTCTCCGCCGCGGCGCGTGAACTCGGGTTCTCCCAACCCGCGGCGAGCCAGCAGATGCGGGCGCTCGAACGGGCCGTGCGCACGCCGATCCTGTTGCGGAACCCCGGCAAGACCCGGCTGACCGAGGCGGGAGAGGTCCTGCTGCAGCACGCCGAGGTCATCCTGGCGCGGCTGGCGCTGGCGACCAAGGAAGTCTCCGCGATCACCGATCTCGAGACCGGTACCGTCCGGCTCGCCTCGTTCCCCAGCAGCAGCGCCACGATCCTGCCGCGGGCGCTGAGCATGGTCGGCCGTGACCATCCGGGCGTCCACTTCACCTTGGTGGAGGCCGAGCCGCCCGAATCACTGGACCTTCTGCGCGAGGGATCGTGCGACATCGTGATCGGCTACACGTATCGTCGCCCGCCCGAGTCCGAGCCGTCGGAGTTGCTGCAGGTTCCGCTCTGCGACGACCCGCTCCACCTGGCGCTACCGCAGGGACACCGGCTGGCCGGCGACGAACGGCCCATCGCGTTCGGCCGGCTGCGCGGGGAGCGCTGGATCGCCGGATGTCCCCGCTGCCGTCGTCAACTGGTGGACGCCTGCCAAGACGCCGGTTTCGAGCCGGAGATCGGGTTTTCCACCGACGACTACGTGGCCGTGCACAGCCTGGTCTCCGAGGGCTTCGGGGTCGCCTTGTTGTCCGGCCTGATGCTGTCCTCGACCCGGCTGGGCACGCTGGAACTACGATCCGTCGCTCCCACACCCGTCCGCGCGATCAGTGCCTACACGACGCCGGCCCTGGCGACCGTGCCCGCGGTCCGGAAGACGTTGCAGGCACTGGCCGCCGTCAGTCGTCAGCTCCGCGCGGAGGACGCTCTCGACCCGGTGCCGGTCCACACGTGA
- a CDS encoding PaaI family thioesterase: protein MTSGEVDRELVETLLTGPAYHQWLGLELLEARPGGVVIGMACRPDFGGNTDGTYVHGGLLATLADIAGDFALVTELGYGLPTIDLRMDYLRPAKPDDYLRATGTVVRRGRTLGVADVAVTNGDGRQLAVARGLYSTAAP, encoded by the coding sequence GTGACGAGTGGCGAGGTCGACCGTGAGCTGGTCGAAACCCTGCTGACCGGACCCGCATACCACCAGTGGCTCGGCCTGGAACTGCTCGAGGCCCGGCCCGGCGGCGTGGTGATCGGCATGGCCTGCCGGCCCGACTTCGGCGGCAACACCGACGGCACCTACGTGCACGGCGGCCTGCTCGCCACGCTCGCCGACATCGCCGGTGACTTCGCCCTGGTCACCGAGCTGGGATACGGCCTGCCCACCATCGACCTGCGGATGGACTACCTCCGCCCGGCCAAGCCCGACGACTACCTGCGCGCCACCGGTACGGTCGTCCGCAGGGGCCGGACGCTCGGTGTCGCCGACGTCGCCGTGACGAATGGTGACGGCCGGCAACTCGCCGTCGCGCGGGGACTGTACAGCACCGCGGCGCCGTGA
- a CDS encoding class I adenylate-forming enzyme family protein — translation MTLPDVDTNLAVRLLRGAAGHPDRVAIRQGDRAITYAELDRSVRHTGAVLRRAGVEPGHRVALLFPNDHRFIEVLLAAIRIGAVAVPLNTRAGTASLRHVMADATPAVLVTHPELGARAAELAGTSGTPVLVADDDWAGEDPPARAALAAHPVSPDDVCLQPYTSGSTGAPKGCLLTHGGQYWNASTVAEVWELDDDDSGLITAPIYHKNAMICVVKPLLLVGGTVVIGESPRPAAIPAEVERHGCTYTTGVPATYELLLDSGEHQRHDLSTLRFVICGSAPLSDELGRRFADGLGVRVIEAYGLTEGGPQVLMNPRTGEPRYGYAGRPLPGCEVRLLDIDEMPEDGVSDVPEVPVGTVGEMWVRNPGVTGGYYRLPATTAARISPDGWLRTGDLAIADDDGWYRVLGRADDMMNVGGENVYPIEVEKLLLTMPGVRQAAVVPVPHPQKGQVPVAFVKADGLTEDQVKAYALAQGAPHAHPRRVWFVGDLPLGGTGKIDRGVLVEWAAERMNRMETT, via the coding sequence GTGACCCTGCCCGACGTCGATACCAACCTGGCCGTCCGTCTCCTGCGCGGGGCCGCCGGCCACCCGGACCGGGTCGCCATCCGCCAGGGCGACCGGGCCATCACCTACGCGGAGCTGGACCGGTCGGTCCGGCACACCGGGGCAGTGCTGCGTCGCGCCGGCGTCGAGCCCGGGCACCGGGTCGCCCTGCTGTTCCCCAACGATCACCGATTCATCGAGGTGCTCCTGGCCGCGATCCGGATCGGCGCTGTCGCCGTGCCGCTCAACACCCGGGCCGGCACGGCCTCGCTGCGCCACGTGATGGCCGACGCGACCCCGGCGGTGCTCGTCACCCATCCCGAGCTCGGCGCCCGGGCCGCGGAGCTGGCCGGGACGTCCGGCACACCGGTCCTCGTCGCCGACGACGACTGGGCGGGCGAGGACCCGCCGGCGCGAGCCGCCCTCGCCGCCCACCCCGTCTCCCCCGACGACGTCTGTCTGCAGCCGTACACGTCGGGCTCCACCGGCGCGCCGAAGGGGTGCTTGCTGACCCACGGCGGCCAGTACTGGAATGCGTCGACCGTCGCTGAGGTGTGGGAACTGGACGACGACGACAGCGGCCTCATCACCGCGCCGATCTACCACAAGAACGCGATGATCTGCGTGGTCAAGCCCCTGTTGCTGGTCGGCGGCACGGTCGTCATCGGTGAGTCGCCCCGTCCGGCTGCAATCCCTGCCGAGGTCGAACGTCATGGCTGCACGTACACGACCGGTGTGCCGGCGACGTACGAGCTGCTGCTGGACAGCGGCGAGCACCAGAGGCACGACCTGTCGACGCTGCGCTTCGTGATCTGCGGCTCCGCGCCCCTCTCCGACGAACTCGGCCGGCGCTTCGCCGATGGGCTCGGCGTCCGGGTCATCGAGGCGTACGGGCTGACCGAGGGCGGCCCGCAGGTACTGATGAACCCGCGCACCGGCGAACCCCGCTACGGCTACGCGGGGCGGCCGCTACCCGGGTGCGAGGTCCGCCTCCTCGACATCGACGAGATGCCGGAGGACGGAGTGTCCGACGTTCCGGAGGTGCCCGTCGGGACCGTGGGTGAGATGTGGGTCCGCAACCCCGGCGTGACCGGCGGCTACTACCGCCTGCCCGCCACGACAGCGGCGCGGATCAGCCCCGATGGCTGGCTGCGCACGGGCGACCTGGCCATCGCTGACGACGATGGCTGGTATCGGGTCCTCGGCCGGGCCGACGACATGATGAACGTCGGCGGGGAGAACGTCTACCCGATCGAGGTCGAGAAGCTGTTGCTGACCATGCCGGGGGTTCGGCAGGCCGCCGTCGTCCCGGTTCCGCATCCGCAGAAGGGCCAGGTGCCCGTCGCGTTCGTGAAGGCCGACGGGCTCACCGAGGACCAGGTCAAGGCGTACGCGCTGGCCCAGGGCGCCCCGCACGCGCACCCGCGCCGGGTCTGGTTCGTCGGCGACCTCCCGCTGGGCGGCACCGGCAAGATCGATCGCGGCGTGCTCGTCGAGTGGGCCGCCGAGCGCATGAACCGAATGGAGACGACGTGA
- a CDS encoding zinc-binding dehydrogenase, with amino-acid sequence MVSHPTSGQDMRAAVVVERGGPEGRVVQSHPRPTTGPRDVLIRVRACSLNHLDVFVRKGVAGTHLPLPHISGGDIAGEVAEIGAEVSGLEIGQRVLVDPLIDGKALGEDMQGGLAEYAAVPAENCIPLPDDVAFEQAAALPIAYGTARRQLITRGGLQAGETVAILGAAGGLGTGAVMIAKAVGATVIACAGSPDKLKRLAELGADIIIDSSADDWGAQIWKVTGKQGVDLMVDNTGAATWQQSIRATKPGGRVVTCGATSGYEVTQYQPYVWVRELDIRGSNGWRREDLVALLDMVQDGRLKPVIDRVLPLDEIREAERLIEERLVFGKVVITP; translated from the coding sequence GTGGTCAGCCACCCCACCAGCGGGCAGGACATGCGCGCTGCCGTCGTCGTCGAACGCGGCGGTCCCGAGGGCCGCGTCGTCCAGAGCCACCCGCGCCCGACGACCGGGCCGCGGGACGTCCTGATCCGGGTGCGCGCATGTTCGCTCAACCACCTCGACGTGTTCGTCCGCAAGGGCGTCGCCGGCACACATCTGCCGCTGCCCCACATCTCCGGTGGCGACATCGCCGGCGAGGTCGCCGAGATCGGTGCCGAGGTGTCCGGACTCGAGATCGGGCAGCGCGTCCTCGTGGACCCGCTGATCGACGGGAAGGCCCTCGGTGAGGACATGCAGGGCGGCCTGGCCGAGTACGCGGCGGTTCCGGCCGAGAACTGCATCCCCCTGCCCGACGACGTCGCCTTCGAGCAGGCCGCCGCTCTGCCAATCGCCTACGGCACGGCCCGCCGGCAGCTGATCACCCGCGGCGGGTTGCAGGCTGGGGAGACCGTCGCGATCCTCGGTGCGGCCGGTGGCCTGGGCACCGGGGCCGTGATGATCGCCAAGGCGGTCGGCGCGACGGTCATCGCGTGTGCCGGGTCGCCGGACAAGCTGAAGCGGCTCGCCGAGCTCGGTGCCGACATCATCATCGACAGCAGCGCCGACGACTGGGGCGCGCAGATCTGGAAGGTCACCGGCAAGCAGGGCGTCGACCTGATGGTCGACAACACCGGCGCCGCCACTTGGCAGCAGTCGATCCGCGCCACCAAGCCCGGCGGCCGGGTCGTCACCTGTGGCGCCACCAGCGGCTACGAGGTCACCCAGTACCAGCCCTACGTGTGGGTGCGCGAACTGGACATCCGCGGCAGCAACGGCTGGCGGCGCGAGGACCTCGTCGCGCTCCTGGACATGGTCCAGGACGGACGGCTGAAGCCGGTCATCGACCGGGTGCTACCGCTGGACGAGATCCGCGAGGCCGAGCGCCTCATCGAGGAACGGCTGGTCTTCGGCAAGGTCGTCATCACGCCGTGA
- a CDS encoding VOC family protein: MDVDVDHLVWAGPDLDRLVEHVTVQTGLTPVYGGRHEGRGTHNYLVGLGPGRYLELLGPDRGQPEPSRPRPMRVDGLTDAALVGWAVRTDDIEGRVAAARNRGYDPGDVAEMSRRTSDGTLLTWRLTPPEGGFDGVVPFVIDWLDSPHPASGLSSSMTLAGLTLRHPEPDKVSEALTALGLDGVAEVVQGTAPGISAVLRSPRGDVLIG, encoded by the coding sequence ATGGATGTTGACGTCGACCACCTGGTGTGGGCCGGGCCCGATCTCGACCGACTGGTGGAACATGTCACGGTGCAGACCGGGTTGACACCGGTCTACGGCGGACGCCACGAAGGCCGCGGCACGCACAACTACCTGGTCGGGCTCGGCCCCGGCCGCTACCTGGAACTGCTCGGACCGGACCGCGGCCAGCCCGAGCCGTCCCGGCCGCGGCCGATGCGCGTCGACGGGCTGACCGATGCCGCGCTCGTCGGATGGGCGGTACGCACCGACGACATCGAAGGGCGCGTCGCGGCGGCCCGCAACCGCGGGTACGACCCGGGCGACGTGGCCGAAATGTCCCGCCGCACCTCCGACGGCACCCTCCTTACCTGGCGGCTGACCCCGCCGGAAGGAGGCTTCGACGGTGTCGTGCCGTTTGTGATCGACTGGCTGGACAGCCCGCATCCGGCGTCGGGACTGTCGTCGTCCATGACGCTGGCCGGGCTCACGTTGCGGCACCCCGAGCCGGACAAGGTGAGCGAAGCTCTCACGGCGCTGGGTCTCGACGGCGTCGCGGAGGTCGTCCAGGGCACGGCTCCAGGCATCTCCGCCGTGCTGAGGAGCCCGCGTGGCGACGTCCTGATCGGCTGA
- a CDS encoding cadherin repeat domain-containing protein, protein MLWTVKGVDDTNHQPQACVAQGLDITRRPGQPVVLTPRARDVDGDAVTLTWWQYREAGTYPGTVELETTGAGTARFRVPADAQPGQTIHLILEATDDGSPALTHYQRVVVTVADQRDAVGRSGPGGCAQN, encoded by the coding sequence ATGCTGTGGACCGTCAAGGGCGTCGACGACACCAACCATCAGCCGCAGGCCTGTGTCGCCCAAGGCTTGGACATCACCCGGCGCCCGGGCCAACCCGTCGTGCTCACGCCGCGCGCTCGCGATGTCGACGGTGATGCGGTCACGCTGACGTGGTGGCAGTACCGGGAGGCCGGAACGTATCCTGGCACGGTCGAGCTCGAGACCACCGGCGCCGGCACCGCTCGGTTCAGGGTGCCGGCTGACGCACAGCCCGGCCAGACCATCCACCTGATCCTCGAGGCCACCGACGACGGCTCTCCTGCGCTGACGCACTACCAGCGGGTGGTCGTCACCGTCGCCGATCAGCGCGACGCGGTGGGACGCAGCGGTCCGGGCGGCTGTGCCCAGAACTGA
- a CDS encoding beta-glucosidase family protein produces MAIDVSDRFEAGRTATRRTGLRRSIIPITTAGLLALTPLVAQAEPEAPVPETTAGSHPAECPWMDTSLSADDRARILLDHSSLEQKMRWIVEQPAASPQQTTWPGDVVYPEQLPCTPRIMFANGAQGLDATGATALPVAIAEAAAFDPELSQAKGSLVADETFRAGRNVLLGPGVAGGRTPLSGRTSEYYGEDPVLSGVLAAANIRGLEESNPERPVVANLKHYVANEQELDRDASSSNMDERTMRQIYGLGFEIATREGEPGSIMCSYNQINGVYACENDLLDDVVKDEWGFDGFIMSDFGSVHSTAPSLTAGLDMELNRPVWFTPELLHDALAAGEITEDDIDAAAFRVVKVFIEAGLFDHPLPDDPSTDLMTDESRALAQEMAENGSVLLKNEGALPLADTALDVAVIGPTASNTPTNGVSAVSVCSAWMPFGGGRPAVPCPDPVAPLDAITERVEASGGTVTFAAGTDLAEAAEVAAAADVAIVFGYYQMGEFSDITDLRLDGSGDALVEAVADAAATTVVVTQTGSAVEMPWVDDVDAVLHVWYAGREMGTAISNLLWGDVNPSGKLPLTFPVSLDDTPTSTPEQYPGVVDDSGIRQVEYSEGLQVGYRWYQAQGIEPLFAFGHGLSYTEFEFSKVNVTPRRSHEGHALKVRFRLTNTGDVAGDEVAQVYLTLPDEAGEPFNRLVGFERVHLEPGEHKNVTITLSREELQTRHLLQYFDVETDAWVTPKGEFQVRVGSASDDLSEPVNFTVR; encoded by the coding sequence GTGGCCATCGACGTATCCGATCGGTTCGAGGCCGGTCGTACGGCCACCCGCCGGACCGGCCTGCGACGGTCGATCATCCCGATCACGACGGCCGGCCTGCTCGCTCTCACCCCGCTGGTGGCCCAGGCCGAGCCTGAGGCCCCAGTACCCGAGACGACCGCCGGTTCCCACCCCGCCGAGTGTCCTTGGATGGACACGAGCCTTTCCGCAGACGACCGAGCGAGGATCCTGCTCGACCACTCCAGCCTGGAACAGAAGATGCGTTGGATCGTCGAGCAGCCCGCCGCGTCGCCGCAGCAGACGACGTGGCCGGGCGATGTCGTCTACCCGGAGCAGCTCCCGTGCACCCCCCGGATCATGTTCGCCAACGGCGCGCAGGGGCTCGACGCGACGGGCGCCACGGCGCTGCCCGTCGCGATCGCTGAAGCCGCGGCCTTCGACCCGGAGCTGAGTCAGGCCAAGGGGAGCCTCGTGGCCGACGAGACCTTCCGCGCCGGCCGCAACGTCCTGCTCGGCCCGGGCGTCGCCGGCGGCCGCACGCCGCTCTCCGGCCGTACTTCGGAGTACTACGGCGAGGACCCGGTGCTCTCCGGCGTGCTCGCAGCGGCCAACATCCGCGGGCTCGAGGAGAGCAACCCCGAGCGGCCGGTGGTCGCCAACCTCAAGCATTACGTAGCCAACGAGCAGGAGCTCGACCGCGATGCGAGCTCCAGCAACATGGATGAGCGCACGATGCGCCAGATCTACGGCCTGGGCTTCGAGATCGCGACCCGCGAGGGTGAGCCGGGCTCCATCATGTGCTCGTACAACCAGATCAACGGCGTCTATGCGTGTGAGAACGACCTGCTCGACGACGTCGTGAAGGACGAGTGGGGCTTCGACGGCTTCATCATGTCCGACTTCGGGTCGGTCCACTCGACCGCGCCTTCGCTCACGGCCGGCCTGGACATGGAGCTCAACCGCCCCGTGTGGTTCACGCCGGAGCTGCTCCACGACGCGCTCGCGGCGGGGGAGATCACCGAGGACGACATCGACGCGGCGGCATTCCGCGTGGTCAAGGTGTTCATCGAGGCAGGGCTGTTCGACCACCCGCTGCCCGACGACCCGTCGACCGACCTCATGACGGACGAGAGCCGGGCGCTGGCGCAGGAGATGGCGGAGAACGGTTCGGTGCTGCTCAAGAACGAGGGGGCGCTGCCGCTCGCGGACACCGCTCTCGACGTCGCCGTCATCGGCCCGACCGCCTCGAACACGCCGACGAACGGCGTGAGCGCGGTGTCCGTCTGCTCCGCCTGGATGCCGTTCGGCGGCGGCCGGCCGGCCGTGCCGTGCCCCGACCCCGTGGCGCCGCTCGATGCGATCACCGAGCGGGTCGAGGCCTCCGGCGGCACCGTGACCTTCGCTGCCGGCACCGACCTGGCCGAGGCGGCCGAGGTCGCCGCCGCGGCGGACGTGGCGATCGTCTTCGGCTACTACCAGATGGGCGAATTCAGCGACATCACCGACCTGCGTCTCGACGGCAGCGGCGACGCACTCGTGGAGGCGGTCGCCGACGCCGCCGCCACCACCGTCGTCGTGACGCAGACCGGCAGCGCGGTCGAGATGCCGTGGGTCGACGACGTGGACGCCGTGCTGCACGTCTGGTACGCCGGGCGCGAGATGGGCACCGCCATCAGCAACCTGCTGTGGGGTGACGTCAACCCGTCGGGCAAGCTGCCGCTGACGTTCCCCGTATCGCTCGACGACACGCCGACGAGCACGCCGGAACAGTACCCCGGCGTCGTCGACGACAGCGGGATCCGGCAGGTCGAGTACTCGGAGGGTCTTCAGGTCGGCTATCGCTGGTACCAGGCGCAGGGCATCGAGCCACTGTTCGCTTTCGGCCACGGCCTGTCGTACACCGAGTTCGAGTTCTCCAAGGTGAACGTCACGCCGCGACGGTCCCACGAAGGCCACGCCCTCAAGGTGCGTTTCCGGCTGACCAACACCGGCGACGTCGCCGGCGACGAGGTCGCGCAGGTCTACCTGACGCTGCCCGACGAGGCGGGGGAGCCCTTCAACCGGCTCGTCGGCTTCGAGCGGGTGCACCTCGAGCCGGGCGAGCACAAGAACGTGACGATTACGCTCTCGCGCGAAGAACTGCAGACCCGACACCTGCTGCAGTACTTCGATGTCGAGACCGACGCCTGGGTCACACCCAAGGGCGAGTTCCAGGTCCGGGTCGGCTCCGCCTCGGATGACCTCTCTGAACCGGTGAACTTCACCGTTCGCTGA